From a single Nostoc sp. MS1 genomic region:
- a CDS encoding TIGR01548 family HAD-type hydrolase — MTTKAIVVFDIDGVIRDVGGSYRRALADTVEYFTNQAYRPTSLEIDQLKSEGIWNNDWEASQELIYRYFAAQGKPREQLQLDYNTIVAFFQSRYRGPDPDNWTGYICDEPLLLQPSYLAQLTQASIAWGFFSGATSGSANYVLKQRLGLQSPVLIAMEDAPGKPDPTGLFATVSQLEKGLEESVVLYVGDTVADMYTVIKAREIKPHRTWIGIGILPPHVQETAQRRDAYAQTLIDAGAAVVLSNVEQLDPQQIQKLL; from the coding sequence ATGACTACAAAAGCGATCGTTGTATTTGATATAGATGGAGTTATCCGCGATGTTGGCGGTTCCTATCGTCGAGCGCTGGCAGATACGGTAGAGTACTTTACAAACCAAGCCTATCGTCCAACTTCCCTAGAAATTGACCAGCTAAAATCCGAAGGTATTTGGAATAATGATTGGGAAGCGTCTCAAGAATTAATTTATCGCTACTTTGCAGCTCAAGGAAAACCTCGTGAACAACTGCAACTAGACTACAACACTATAGTTGCCTTTTTCCAATCGCGTTACCGAGGCCCAGACCCAGACAATTGGACGGGGTATATCTGTGATGAACCATTATTATTGCAACCAAGTTATTTAGCACAACTTACACAAGCTAGTATTGCTTGGGGATTTTTTAGTGGTGCGACTAGTGGTTCTGCTAACTATGTTTTAAAACAACGCTTGGGTTTACAATCTCCCGTACTCATTGCGATGGAGGATGCACCAGGAAAACCAGACCCCACTGGACTATTCGCCACTGTAAGCCAGTTAGAGAAGGGGTTAGAGGAGTCTGTAGTTCTCTACGTTGGGGATACAGTAGCAGATATGTATACAGTCATCAAAGCTAGAGAAATCAAGCCGCATCGGACTTGGATTGGCATAGGTATCTTACCACCTCATGTCCAAGAGACAGCCCAGCGTCGAGATGCTTATGCTCAAACCCTCATAGATGCAGGTGCAGCAGTAGTTTTAAGTAATGTTGAACAGTTAGATCCACAGCAAATACAAAAATTATTGTAG
- a CDS encoding capsular polysaccharide synthesis protein produces MLNKTVWLLWLQGWDNAPWLIKQVAESWEINNPDWKIEYVTLDNVHKYVNDIDYLFDETKKIEPQHKSDIIRLSLLKNHGGVWADATLLCMQPLSSWIEEAVKPAGMWMYHGIGGGMPKHGPAIWFIVAERNSSMINKWKAACDEYWRNRTEADQNFWLDELFKDLYESDIEFRNQWSLVPYLYGRAKGQASTMVHNEYKLMITDNQYLKKIFLEKPPYVLKFWWRVWVEVFPDENSPECKNSNGYYAIQMSKRKFVYKHKMVTKTSYMKLVFGIARFRFKTLRVIKRSIKNLLKLFNLNLATSQP; encoded by the coding sequence ATGCTTAACAAAACAGTATGGCTACTTTGGTTACAAGGATGGGATAACGCGCCTTGGTTGATTAAACAAGTTGCAGAATCATGGGAGATAAATAATCCAGATTGGAAGATTGAATATGTCACATTAGATAATGTTCACAAATATGTTAATGATATAGATTATCTATTTGATGAAACTAAAAAAATAGAGCCTCAACATAAATCCGATATTATTCGATTAAGCTTATTAAAAAATCATGGTGGTGTTTGGGCTGATGCTACCTTACTATGTATGCAGCCCTTAAGTTCATGGATAGAAGAAGCGGTAAAACCTGCTGGTATGTGGATGTACCACGGTATTGGTGGGGGAATGCCTAAACATGGCCCAGCAATTTGGTTTATTGTAGCTGAAAGAAATTCTTCAATGATCAATAAATGGAAAGCTGCATGTGATGAATACTGGAGAAATAGAACTGAGGCTGACCAAAATTTTTGGCTTGATGAACTATTTAAAGATTTATATGAATCGGATATAGAATTTAGAAATCAATGGAGTTTAGTACCCTATTTGTATGGTAGAGCAAAGGGTCAAGCTAGTACAATGGTTCACAATGAATATAAGTTGATGATCACAGATAATCAATATCTCAAAAAGATTTTCTTAGAAAAGCCACCCTATGTTCTCAAATTTTGGTGGCGAGTTTGGGTAGAAGTATTTCCTGATGAAAATAGCCCTGAATGTAAAAATTCTAATGGATATTATGCTATCCAAATGTCAAAAAGAAAATTTGTATACAAACACAAAATGGTGACTAAAACGTCTTATATGAAATTAGTTTTTGGCATAGCTAGGTTTAGATTCAAAACGTTACGTGTCATTAAGCGTAGTATAAAAAATCTGTTGAAATTGTTCAACTTAAATCTAGCAACCTCACAGCCATAA
- a CDS encoding superoxide dismutase has product MKLSLWQKFIGFFVGVILIATFYGCQPEGIAQTDQTTAANPTASTTDARPIAFVDRQLTTPAKLPPLPYAYDALEKVIDAETMKLHHDKHHAAYVNNLNNALQKHKELQNKSVEALLRDLNSVPEDIRTKVRNNAGGHLNHTIFWQIMSPNGGGQPTGEIAQEITKTFGSFEEFKKQFNQAGGDRFGSGWVWLVRNPQRQLQIVSTPNQDSPIAEGSYPILGNDVWEHAYYLRYQNRRADYLKNWWNVVNWVEVNRRNQASK; this is encoded by the coding sequence ATGAAATTATCTCTTTGGCAAAAATTTATAGGCTTTTTTGTGGGCGTTATCTTGATAGCCACCTTCTACGGTTGTCAACCAGAAGGGATTGCACAAACAGATCAAACTACAGCAGCAAATCCTACTGCATCCACAACAGATGCACGCCCCATAGCTTTTGTTGATCGCCAATTGACTACACCCGCCAAGTTACCACCATTACCTTACGCTTATGATGCTCTAGAGAAAGTAATTGATGCTGAAACGATGAAACTGCATCATGATAAGCACCACGCCGCTTATGTTAATAACCTTAACAATGCTTTACAAAAGCATAAAGAACTGCAAAATAAAAGTGTAGAAGCTTTATTGCGTGATTTAAATAGCGTACCTGAAGATATCCGCACCAAAGTACGTAACAACGCTGGCGGACACCTCAACCATACAATTTTCTGGCAAATCATGAGTCCTAATGGTGGCGGACAACCAACAGGAGAAATCGCCCAAGAAATCACCAAAACCTTTGGTAGCTTTGAGGAATTTAAGAAACAGTTCAATCAAGCTGGGGGCGATCGCTTTGGTAGTGGTTGGGTTTGGTTAGTCCGTAACCCTCAAAGACAGTTGCAAATAGTTTCTACCCCTAATCAAGATAGCCCAATTGCGGAAGGATCATACCCAATATTGGGCAATGATGTCTGGGAACACGCCTATTACCTCAGATATCAAAACCGCCGTGCGGACTACTTAAAGAACTGGTGGAATGTTGTCAACTGGGTAGAAGTTAACAGACGCAATCAAGCCTCAAAGTAA